One window of the Deferrivibrio essentukiensis genome contains the following:
- a CDS encoding glycosyltransferase codes for MTTFAVTVTYGNRYHLVKQVIDSALAEGVAKVIVVDNNSVPQSREQLKAYELELGRDKIKVLYLDDNYGSAGGFKRGLEEAYNDQQCEFIWLLDDDNVPFENALLKLQLAYEYLGEDKNNVLISFRESIMDNMLALFKGKPIGYKTNSFLNFHIKNWVLDKINNSSNKNNNSNNSNFPILKNQVAPYGGLFLAKDVIAKIGFPNEAFFVYADDHEWTLRMTNSGFNLYLCSESKLKDIDWTWTTTKAKNPHYEPTASEFKIYYGMRNHVFLDKNFIENKYVYFVNMSINLLYNYLIHIFLVPKIATKRFKLILRAVRDGLNGKLGRTF; via the coding sequence ATGACAACATTCGCAGTAACAGTGACATACGGAAATCGTTATCACCTTGTCAAGCAAGTTATAGATAGTGCTTTAGCTGAAGGTGTAGCAAAAGTCATAGTGGTAGATAATAATTCAGTACCCCAAAGTAGAGAGCAGTTAAAAGCTTATGAGCTAGAGTTGGGAAGGGATAAAATAAAAGTGCTTTATCTTGATGATAATTATGGCTCAGCTGGTGGATTTAAAAGAGGGCTTGAAGAGGCTTATAATGACCAACAATGCGAATTTATTTGGCTTTTGGATGATGATAATGTACCTTTTGAAAATGCTCTTTTAAAATTACAGCTTGCTTATGAATATCTTGGTGAAGATAAAAACAATGTTTTAATCTCATTTAGAGAGTCTATAATGGATAATATGTTGGCTTTATTTAAGGGTAAGCCAATTGGTTATAAAACAAACAGTTTTTTAAATTTCCATATCAAAAATTGGGTATTGGATAAAATAAATAATAGTAGTAATAAGAACAATAATAGTAATAATAGTAATTTTCCAATTTTAAAGAATCAAGTTGCTCCTTATGGTGGTTTATTTTTGGCTAAAGATGTGATAGCAAAAATAGGCTTTCCAAATGAAGCTTTTTTTGTTTACGCTGACGACCATGAATGGACACTTAGGATGACAAATTCTGGATTTAATCTTTATCTTTGTAGTGAAAGTAAGCTAAAAGATATTGATTGGACATGGACAACTACAAAAGCCAAAAATCCCCACTACGAACCAACAGCAAGTGAATTTAAAATATATTATGGAATGAGAAACCATGTATTTTTGGATAAGAATTTTATAGAAAATAAATATGTTTATTTTGTAAATATGTCGATTAATTTATTGTACAACTACTTGATCCATATTTTTTTGGTACCAAAAATAGCCACAAAACGATTCAAACTCATTCTAAGAGCTGTAAGGGATGGACTAAATGGCAAACTTGGAAGGACTTTTTAA
- a CDS encoding glycosyltransferase family 2 protein encodes MENEAKKEESLPLVSVCIPAYNHEKYIAECIQSVIDQDYKNIELIIINDGSKDNTHEVIMSFAEKCEKRFVRFEYRNRENRGLSATLNEAVDWSKGKYFTVIASDDVLIKNKVSLLVEKLEILDESYAVAFGNAIFIDNNSNEVYIDKKTGTYTTKENGYKNFLDYYTNERDFDYKDEKKFGSYETLIAGNYLPAMSYIIKLDIIRKVGAWTNGNTIEDWEMWLKLSKQYKFAYVDEPVAFYRWHDSNSCKLIGKNIHYDSIMLLKNDKEYAIKKNLKDIYYENLVSRVIGIRIYSKRDFVVELLKNINDINFMKLFFKKLIRKIIK; translated from the coding sequence ATGGAAAATGAAGCGAAAAAAGAGGAAAGTTTGCCGTTGGTGAGTGTTTGCATACCAGCTTATAATCACGAAAAATATATTGCAGAGTGTATTCAAAGTGTGATTGACCAAGACTATAAAAATATAGAACTTATAATTATTAATGATGGCTCAAAAGATAATACGCACGAAGTAATAATGAGCTTTGCTGAGAAATGTGAAAAAAGATTTGTTAGATTTGAGTATAGGAACAGAGAGAATAGGGGGCTTTCAGCTACTTTAAATGAAGCTGTTGATTGGTCAAAAGGCAAATATTTCACAGTAATAGCCTCAGATGATGTTTTGATAAAAAATAAAGTTTCTTTGCTTGTAGAAAAATTAGAAATATTAGATGAAAGTTATGCTGTAGCTTTTGGAAATGCCATTTTTATAGATAATAACAGCAATGAAGTTTATATAGACAAAAAAACAGGGACATACACCACAAAAGAGAATGGGTATAAAAATTTTTTAGATTATTACACTAATGAAAGAGATTTTGACTATAAGGACGAAAAAAAATTTGGCTCATACGAAACTTTAATAGCAGGGAATTACTTGCCTGCTATGTCGTATATTATTAAGCTTGATATAATAAGAAAAGTTGGAGCTTGGACAAATGGAAACACTATAGAGGACTGGGAAATGTGGCTCAAATTATCAAAACAATATAAATTTGCCTATGTTGATGAACCTGTTGCATTCTATAGATGGCATGATAGTAATTCATGCAAATTGATAGGCAAAAATATACACTATGATTCAATAATGCTTTTAAAAAATGATAAAGAATATGCAATTAAGAAGAATTTAAAAGATATATATTATGAAAATTTAGTTTCTAGGGTTATTGGTATTAGAATATACAGTAAGAGAGATTTTGTTGTTGAGCTACTAAAAAATATTAATGATATTAATTTTATGAAGCTATTCTTTAAAAAACTTATTAGAAAGATAATTAAATGA
- a CDS encoding O-antigen translocase has translation MTLIKTSILSAISTAIKVIAGFVSVKVVAVYIGPSGLALMGQMQNFIAMMSSIASAGVNSGVVKYTAEHYEDDETKRKIWSSALKISLVLIMPMAIAIIFLADFISLKLLNTTEYSSIFIIFAVTIIFFVFNGLLTSILNGQKEIKKLTILNITSSFFGLAVTILLVSRYKLYGALIAGIISQSIVFFVTLAFVLKSNWFKLSMFFGSMDKEYRNKLLKYSLMSLVSATMIPLSHMYVRDYIGTHIGWDEAGYWQAIWRISETYLMLITTTLSIYYLPKLSSIKDKRELKRELLYGYKIVMPIVTVMALGIYLFRDFIIQILFTKEFLSMADLFLYQLIGDVIKIAAWLLGYIMVAKAMTKLFIVSEIFFVWSFVGFVVLFVNMYGLVGVTMAFMINYFIYLIFLYFSLRGYLNGK, from the coding sequence ATGACTTTAATTAAAACATCAATTCTTTCAGCAATATCAACTGCCATAAAAGTAATAGCCGGATTCGTGAGTGTAAAGGTTGTAGCGGTTTACATTGGTCCATCGGGTCTTGCCCTTATGGGGCAGATGCAAAATTTTATTGCCATGATGAGTAGCATAGCAAGTGCAGGGGTAAATAGCGGCGTAGTGAAATATACTGCTGAGCATTATGAAGATGATGAGACAAAAAGAAAAATTTGGAGCAGTGCTCTAAAAATTTCACTCGTGCTAATAATGCCAATGGCGATAGCAATTATCTTTTTAGCAGATTTTATCTCATTAAAGCTTTTAAATACAACTGAGTATAGTTCAATTTTTATTATTTTTGCAGTTACTATTATTTTTTTTGTATTTAATGGGCTATTGACCTCTATACTAAATGGACAAAAAGAGATAAAAAAACTTACTATCTTAAATATTACGAGCTCGTTTTTTGGACTAGCTGTAACTATTTTACTTGTTAGCCGTTATAAACTTTATGGTGCTTTAATTGCTGGAATCATCTCCCAATCTATAGTGTTTTTTGTAACTTTAGCTTTTGTGCTAAAAAGTAACTGGTTTAAGCTCTCTATGTTTTTTGGAAGTATGGATAAAGAGTATAGAAACAAACTTCTCAAATATTCACTCATGTCGCTTGTGAGTGCTACTATGATACCATTATCTCATATGTATGTGAGAGATTATATAGGAACGCATATCGGTTGGGATGAAGCTGGATACTGGCAGGCTATTTGGCGGATAAGTGAGACTTATCTTATGCTCATTACTACAACTCTAAGCATATATTATCTTCCAAAACTCTCAAGCATTAAAGATAAAAGAGAATTAAAAAGAGAACTGCTTTATGGATATAAGATCGTTATGCCTATAGTTACAGTAATGGCTTTGGGGATATATCTTTTTAGAGACTTTATTATACAGATACTTTTTACAAAAGAATTTTTGTCTATGGCAGATCTGTTTTTGTACCAACTTATCGGCGATGTGATAAAAATAGCTGCTTGGCTACTAGGATATATCATGGTAGCAAAAGCGATGACAAAATTATTTATAGTTAGTGAGATATTTTTTGTATGGAGTTTTGTAGGGTTTGTAGTGCTGTTTGTAAATATGTATGGACTTGTAGGTGTTACGATGGCTTTTATGATAAACTATTTTATATATTTGATTTTTTTGTATTTTAGTTTGAGGGGGTATTTGAATGGAAAATGA
- a CDS encoding DegT/DnrJ/EryC1/StrS family aminotransferase — protein sequence MIPFLDLKALNAQYRAELIAACTRVIDSGWYIQGNECKAFEKEFAEYCGTKYAIGVANGLDALILILRAYKELGIMSDGDEVIVPSNTYIATILAISLNNLVPVLVEPELDTYLIDPSKIEEKITSRTKAIMPVHLYGQTCEMDKINEIAKKYNLKVIEDSAQSHGAYFGDKRSGNLGDASGFSFYPGKNLGALGDGGAVTTNDDELAQAIRALGNYGSHKKYENLYKGINSRLDEMQAALLRVKLRYLDEEIQKRREIASYYLENIKNENIILPIVRANNNHVWHLFVIRTKNRDALQKYLLENGIQTLIHYPIPPHKQKAYSEWNSQSYPISEQIHKEVLSLPISGVQSLEDTMKIVKIINDFN from the coding sequence ATGATACCTTTTTTAGACTTAAAAGCACTAAACGCTCAATACAGAGCAGAACTTATCGCAGCCTGCACACGAGTAATTGATAGCGGCTGGTATATTCAAGGTAATGAATGTAAAGCGTTTGAAAAGGAGTTTGCAGAATATTGTGGAACAAAATATGCTATTGGGGTTGCTAATGGTTTAGATGCACTTATTTTAATTCTTCGAGCTTATAAAGAACTAGGTATTATGAGTGATGGCGATGAAGTTATAGTGCCTTCAAATACCTATATAGCTACAATATTGGCAATTTCTTTAAATAATTTAGTACCTGTTTTGGTTGAGCCAGAGTTAGATACATATCTTATTGACCCGTCAAAAATAGAAGAAAAAATTACTTCACGAACAAAAGCTATAATGCCTGTGCATCTTTATGGTCAAACTTGTGAGATGGATAAGATAAATGAGATCGCAAAAAAATATAACCTAAAAGTCATAGAAGACTCCGCTCAATCGCACGGGGCATATTTTGGAGATAAAAGAAGTGGAAATTTAGGGGATGCAAGTGGATTTAGCTTTTACCCAGGGAAAAATCTAGGAGCTTTAGGTGATGGTGGAGCAGTAACAACTAATGATGATGAATTAGCACAAGCTATTCGAGCATTGGGTAATTACGGAAGCCATAAAAAGTATGAAAATCTTTATAAGGGGATAAACAGCAGACTTGATGAGATGCAAGCTGCACTTCTTAGAGTAAAGCTAAGATACTTAGATGAAGAAATACAAAAACGAAGAGAGATAGCAAGCTACTATCTTGAAAATATAAAAAATGAGAATATCATTTTACCGATTGTAAGAGCAAATAATAATCATGTATGGCACCTGTTTGTAATCAGAACTAAAAATAGAGATGCATTGCAAAAATATTTGCTTGAAAATGGCATCCAAACACTTATCCATTATCCAATACCTCCTCATAAACAAAAAGCTTATAGTGAATGGAATAGTCAAAGTTATCCTATAAGTGAGCAAATACACAAAGAAGTGTTGAGTTTGCCTATCAGTGGTGTGCAGAGTTTGGAAGATACTATGAAGATTGTTAAGATCATAAATGACTTTAATTAA
- a CDS encoding acyltransferase gives MIHKLADVQSKNIGPNTNIWQFCVVLPNAKIGNNCNINAGVFIENDVIIGNNVTIKSGVQIWDGITLEDNVFIGPNVTFTNDFLPRSKQYPKEFLRTIIKKGASIGANSTIIGGITIGEYAMIGAGSVVTKDVGAQELWYGNPATHRGYVCKCGRKCDETLICSACKQYETMKSI, from the coding sequence ATGATTCATAAATTAGCAGATGTACAATCAAAAAATATTGGACCAAATACAAATATTTGGCAATTTTGCGTTGTATTGCCAAATGCAAAGATAGGTAATAACTGTAATATAAACGCAGGTGTTTTTATAGAAAATGATGTAATTATAGGTAATAATGTAACGATAAAAAGTGGAGTGCAAATTTGGGACGGAATAACTTTAGAAGACAATGTGTTTATTGGTCCAAATGTAACTTTTACAAATGATTTTTTGCCACGAAGTAAACAATATCCAAAAGAGTTTTTAAGAACTATAATCAAAAAAGGTGCATCCATTGGGGCTAATAGTACTATTATAGGCGGAATTACAATAGGAGAGTATGCCATGATAGGTGCTGGAAGTGTTGTAACAAAAGATGTAGGAGCTCAAGAGCTTTGGTATGGTAATCCAGCAACTCATCGAGGATATGTTTGTAAATGTGGTCGTAAATGTGATGAAACACTTATATGTTCTGCATGTAAACAATATGAAACAATGAAAAGTATTTAG
- a CDS encoding sugar 3,4-ketoisomerase — MADYKLIDFQIKGDERGSLIAIEGGYDIPFDIKRVYYIFDTKKGVERGFHAHLNLKQVCIAVKGSCTFVLDDGKRREEIRLDRPNKGLFIEGLIWREMKDFSPDCVLVVLASEHYDENDYIRDYNKFLKEVKNDS; from the coding sequence ATGGCTGATTATAAGCTAATTGATTTTCAAATAAAAGGGGACGAAAGAGGCTCGCTTATAGCTATTGAAGGTGGGTATGATATCCCATTTGATATCAAAAGAGTCTATTATATTTTTGATACAAAAAAGGGGGTTGAAAGAGGGTTTCATGCACATCTTAATTTGAAACAAGTGTGTATTGCTGTAAAGGGAAGTTGCACCTTTGTGCTTGATGATGGAAAAAGAAGAGAAGAAATCAGGCTGGATAGACCTAATAAAGGACTCTTTATAGAAGGTCTTATTTGGCGCGAGATGAAAGATTTTAGTCCTGATTGTGTTTTAGTAGTTTTGGCAAGTGAGCATTATGATGAAAATGACTATATAAGAGATTATAATAAGTTTTTAAAGGAAGTTAAAAATGATTCATAA
- a CDS encoding dTDP-4-dehydrorhamnose 3,5-epimerase family protein, translating to MNITDTIFRGVKIIETSYFGDNRGWFTESYNKERFKNFGIDIEFVQDNHSFSAQKGIIRGIHFQNNPKSQSKLVRCKRVL from the coding sequence ATGAATATAACAGATACTATTTTCAGAGGCGTAAAGATAATTGAAACCAGTTATTTTGGTGACAATAGAGGCTGGTTTACCGAAAGTTACAACAAAGAACGCTTCAAAAATTTTGGTATTGATATTGAATTTGTTCAAGATAATCACTCATTTTCTGCACAAAAAGGAATTATTCGAGGAATCCACTTTCAAAACAACCCCAAATCTCAAAGCAAGCTTGTAAGATGCAAAAGAGTTTTATGA
- the rfbA gene encoding glucose-1-phosphate thymidylyltransferase RfbA codes for MKGIILAGGSGTRLWPITMVTSKQLLPVYDKPMIYYPLSVLMLAGIKDILIISTPHDLPNFEKLLGSGEQFGISLSYAVQPSPDGLAQAFLIGEDFIGNDNCAMILGDNIFYGSGLTNHLKEAVKNADKGIATIFGYYVNDPERFGVVEFDEHGNVISVEEKPKHPKSNYCITGLYFYDNRVVNFAKQVKPSARGELEITDLNRLYLQDGSLQVRLLGRGYAWLDTGTVDSLVEASEFVKVLEKRQGIKIAALEEVAYKNGWIDKATLITASERYGKSPYGEYLKKVAEGKIHY; via the coding sequence ATGAAAGGGATCATTTTAGCAGGTGGCAGTGGAACAAGGCTTTGGCCAATTACAATGGTCACAAGCAAACAGCTTTTGCCAGTCTACGATAAGCCTATGATATATTACCCGCTCTCTGTATTGATGCTTGCGGGTATAAAGGATATTTTAATCATTTCCACTCCTCATGATTTGCCAAATTTTGAAAAATTATTGGGTAGCGGAGAGCAATTTGGTATAAGCTTGTCATATGCTGTACAACCGTCCCCCGATGGCCTTGCTCAAGCATTTTTGATAGGTGAAGATTTTATTGGCAATGATAATTGTGCAATGATTTTAGGGGATAATATCTTTTACGGAAGTGGACTTACCAATCATTTAAAGGAAGCAGTGAAAAATGCTGATAAAGGTATTGCTACAATTTTTGGATATTATGTTAACGACCCGGAGAGATTTGGAGTAGTTGAGTTTGATGAGCATGGCAATGTTATTTCTGTTGAGGAAAAACCTAAACATCCCAAATCAAATTACTGTATTACCGGGCTATATTTTTACGATAACAGAGTTGTAAACTTTGCCAAACAGGTAAAGCCTTCAGCAAGAGGCGAGCTTGAGATAACCGATTTAAATAGACTATACCTTCAAGATGGTAGCTTACAGGTAAGACTTCTTGGCAGGGGATACGCCTGGCTTGACACCGGTACAGTCGATTCTTTAGTTGAAGCATCTGAGTTTGTAAAAGTACTGGAAAAAAGGCAGGGGATAAAGATTGCGGCTCTCGAAGAGGTAGCATATAAAAACGGCTGGATAGACAAAGCTACATTGATAACAGCGTCAGAAAGATATGGAAAATCACCCTATGGGGAATATCTAAAAAAAGTAGCTGAAGGTAAGATACATTATTAA
- a CDS encoding DUF4143 domain-containing protein — protein MQRSNVGTLNFYRDSKGNEIDIIYEMGRDVYPIEVKAGATVANEFFKNIRNFFKIYPHTPYGGALIYGGKEPQLRTDIKVFTVWMIEEMIENIK, from the coding sequence TTGCAACGTTCTAACGTTGGTACTTTAAATTTTTATCGCGATAGTAAGGGCAATGAAATTGATATAATTTATGAAATGGGAAGGGATGTATACCCTATTGAAGTGAAAGCCGGAGCAACAGTGGCAAATGAATTTTTTAAAAATATAAGGAATTTTTTTAAAATTTATCCGCATACTCCTTATGGTGGAGCACTTATTTATGGCGGAAAAGAACCTCAATTAAGGACAGATATAAAAGTATTCACAGTCTGGATGATTGAAGAAATGATAGAAAATATAAAATAG